The following coding sequences lie in one Bacteroidota bacterium genomic window:
- a CDS encoding SDR family oxidoreductase — translation MDLKLTGQNFLVTGAGSGFGRAVAEALLAEGANVMAVARSAHVLEAFKKQSDSNRLEILPGDVTQHETLEKMLNWANCRPVHGVLVNAGGPPAGGALEVADEQWDQAYQLVLRWKIYLSREMAKLMMRRHYGRILFVESVSVKQPVDNLVLSNALRPAVVGYAKTLAQEIAAHGITVNVLAPGYHDTPAMQRLYQKKSDMLGISVQEARQQFEKQIPVGAMAGPASLASLAVWLLSPLAHYLTGQTISHDGGIVKGIFG, via the coding sequence ATGGATCTAAAACTGACAGGACAGAACTTTCTGGTAACTGGCGCAGGATCAGGATTCGGCAGGGCAGTGGCTGAGGCTTTGCTGGCCGAAGGAGCCAATGTAATGGCTGTCGCCCGCAGCGCTCATGTGCTTGAAGCTTTCAAAAAGCAGTCGGACAGCAACAGGCTGGAGATCTTGCCAGGCGATGTGACCCAGCATGAAACCCTCGAAAAAATGCTGAATTGGGCCAATTGCCGACCGGTGCACGGGGTGCTGGTTAATGCTGGCGGACCACCTGCCGGAGGTGCTCTGGAAGTTGCTGACGAACAATGGGATCAGGCTTACCAGCTCGTTTTGAGATGGAAGATTTACCTGAGCCGCGAAATGGCGAAACTGATGATGCGTCGGCACTATGGCAGGATTTTGTTTGTGGAAAGCGTTTCGGTGAAGCAACCTGTGGATAACCTGGTGCTAAGCAATGCATTGCGTCCGGCAGTTGTGGGATACGCCAAAACACTTGCTCAGGAGATTGCTGCGCATGGCATTACCGTCAACGTGCTTGCACCGGGCTACCATGATACCCCGGCCATGCAAAGGCTTTACCAAAAGAAATCGGATATGCTGGGCATCAGTGTGCAGGAAGCTCGTCAGCAGTTCGAAAAACAAATCCCCGTGGGTGCCATGGCCGGACCTGCCTCCCTGGCCTCCCTGGCCGTTTGGCTGTTGTCGCCTCTGGCACACTACCTCACCGGTCAGACCATCAGTCACGATGGCGGAATAGTAAAGGGTATTTTCGGATAG
- a CDS encoding DUF2007 domain-containing protein, producing MSEDLVRVYTGSIVEATYLKEMLLENGIGCILRDTLNESLMAGWGNGSPENSVILLVESSLAEEAERLVSQYFDYT from the coding sequence ATGTCGGAAGATTTGGTCAGAGTTTACACCGGATCCATTGTGGAGGCCACTTACCTCAAAGAGATGCTGCTCGAAAATGGTATTGGCTGCATCCTGCGCGATACGCTCAACGAAAGTCTGATGGCCGGCTGGGGTAATGGCTCGCCTGAGAATTCAGTGATCCTGCTGGTAGAGTCGAGCCTGGCTGAAGAGGCTGAAAGGCTTGTCAGTCAGTATTTTGATTACACCTGA
- a CDS encoding EamA family transporter — translation MERSARREIFRGSLAVGLAAVLWGFDGVVLTPQLYRLDVIYVVFILHLVPFLMMHPFFWRSYKSLAKMSPTDWLTFSLIGLFGGAIGTIAIVKALFLLNFNQLSVVVLLQKLQPVFAIALAALLLKERISRRYAFWSAVAIVSGYFLTFGWNLPDLQTGSNTIHAALLALLAAFSFGSSTVFSKKVLFKYPFTTSTFFRYGFTSAIMLIIMMFFGDFGQSALTTGRDWLFILIIGLTTGSGAIFLYYYGLRRIKAMTATISELLFPVSAVVFDYLINDSVLNPLQWISAALMVFAIIRLNTEFREN, via the coding sequence ATGGAAAGATCAGCCAGAAGGGAGATTTTTCGCGGGTCGCTGGCGGTAGGCCTGGCAGCTGTGCTCTGGGGCTTCGATGGGGTAGTGCTCACCCCGCAGCTTTACCGGCTCGATGTGATTTATGTGGTTTTCATCCTGCATCTGGTACCCTTCCTGATGATGCACCCGTTTTTCTGGAGGTCGTACAAAAGCCTGGCGAAGATGTCGCCCACCGACTGGCTGACTTTCAGCCTGATCGGGCTTTTTGGCGGAGCCATAGGCACCATAGCTATTGTAAAGGCGCTCTTTTTACTGAATTTCAATCAGTTATCGGTCGTTGTGCTGTTGCAGAAACTTCAACCGGTTTTTGCCATTGCGCTGGCTGCCCTGTTGCTCAAAGAGCGCATCAGCAGGCGCTATGCTTTCTGGTCGGCTGTGGCCATTGTTTCGGGTTACTTTCTCACTTTTGGATGGAATCTGCCTGATCTTCAAACTGGAAGCAACACCATCCATGCCGCGCTGCTCGCCTTGCTGGCAGCATTTTCGTTCGGCAGCTCCACAGTTTTTTCGAAAAAAGTCCTCTTCAAATACCCTTTTACCACTTCCACATTCTTCAGATATGGGTTTACCAGCGCCATCATGTTGATAATCATGATGTTTTTTGGCGATTTCGGACAATCTGCCCTGACAACAGGACGCGACTGGCTGTTTATTCTGATTATCGGGCTGACCACCGGTTCCGGGGCTATCTTTTTGTATTACTATGGTTTGCGTCGCATCAAAGCCATGACGGCTACCATCAGCGAACTATTGTTCCCCGTTTCGGCTGTGGTGTTCGACTATTTGATCAACGATTCGGTGCTCAATCCCCTGCAGTGGATCTCTGCTGCCCTGATGGTTTTTGCCATCATCCGACTGAATACGGAGTTTCGGGAAAACTAA
- a CDS encoding class I SAM-dependent methyltransferase, whose amino-acid sequence MIISTLYYILLAALVVFAIYYLAGSFHAIEKRHQAWVWANKTGAISREVRRLFRTYPDKERFILFWLQVSRLKNVVPSGAFAEVGVYRGDSARILHALDPERDLYLLDTFRGFDAADLEGEEGEAATYTPASFADTNTSLVRERLKHSPKVHILEGNLKDTLHLIENVSFALVNLDADLAAPTALALKFFYPRLLPGGVIIVHDYNPKWPGLMQAVDEFLSTIPEEAVAIPDRDCSLVIIKNKTNYRPAS is encoded by the coding sequence ATGATAATCAGTACACTGTATTATATCTTACTCGCAGCTCTGGTAGTTTTTGCTATTTATTACCTGGCCGGAAGTTTTCATGCAATTGAAAAAAGGCATCAGGCCTGGGTTTGGGCCAATAAAACAGGAGCCATAAGCAGGGAGGTCAGGAGACTCTTCAGAACATATCCCGACAAAGAACGGTTCATCCTGTTCTGGCTGCAGGTGAGCCGGCTAAAAAATGTGGTTCCCTCAGGGGCTTTTGCCGAAGTGGGCGTGTACCGTGGCGACAGTGCCAGAATATTGCATGCACTCGACCCCGAACGTGATTTGTATCTGCTCGACACCTTCAGAGGTTTTGATGCCGCCGACCTGGAAGGGGAGGAGGGCGAAGCAGCAACCTACACCCCGGCCAGCTTTGCCGATACCAACACCTCGCTCGTACGCGAACGGCTGAAGCACAGCCCAAAAGTTCATATTCTCGAGGGCAACCTGAAGGATACCCTCCATCTTATTGAAAACGTGTCGTTTGCACTTGTCAATCTGGATGCCGATCTGGCTGCGCCCACTGCCCTGGCGCTGAAGTTTTTTTATCCCAGATTGCTTCCCGGAGGGGTAATCATCGTGCACGACTACAATCCGAAATGGCCCGGACTGATGCAGGCTGTGGACGAATTCCTGTCCACCATTCCTGAAGAAGCTGTTGCCATCCCCGACCGCGATTGTAGCCTGGTGATCATCAAAAACAAGACGAACTACAGGCCAGCCTCCTGA
- a CDS encoding GIY-YIG nuclease family protein — translation MQEKFAIVDIETNGLSAGQGRITEIAILVYDGIEVVDEFTSLVNPEAPIPYFITRLTGINNQMVAGAPKFYEIARRVVELTEGCTIVGHNVKFDYGFLRAEFRSLGYDYHRKTLDTVALTRKLMPGMPGYSLGKLCNALQINNSGRHRAWGDAAATLELFKKLLTIDPQLLTPGEYRNSQGKNLNINTLPERTGVYQFYDASGKLIYVGKSVNIRSRVMQHLSNTGTRKAIEMKNSIDSVSCELTGSELIALLLESDLIKKHQPLYNRRQRRALFNYGLYHYTDDQGYICLKASKTINGLVPDYSYASLQEANGHLFQLTERYQLCQKLNGLYTSRGSCFHYHIGQCFGACIGKEEAESYNARVMQALERFHPDHHSFFLILPGRSEEELGLVRMANGVYMGFGFIPSDAYSESPEVLDDYIKRYPDNRDVRQIILSYLRNSNNYKILPVQEAGL, via the coding sequence GAGGCCCCCATACCCTATTTCATCACCAGGCTCACCGGAATCAACAACCAAATGGTTGCCGGTGCACCAAAGTTTTATGAAATAGCCCGTCGCGTGGTCGAACTTACCGAGGGTTGCACTATCGTAGGGCACAATGTCAAATTCGACTACGGTTTTTTGAGGGCAGAGTTCAGAAGTCTTGGATACGATTACCATCGAAAGACCCTCGATACCGTGGCGCTCACGCGCAAGCTGATGCCGGGAATGCCCGGATACAGCCTTGGGAAGTTATGCAACGCATTGCAGATCAACAACTCAGGACGACACAGGGCATGGGGGGATGCTGCTGCCACACTGGAGCTTTTTAAAAAATTGCTTACTATTGATCCGCAACTGCTTACACCGGGCGAATATCGCAACAGTCAGGGTAAAAATCTGAACATCAATACCTTGCCCGAGCGCACTGGTGTATATCAGTTTTATGATGCATCAGGTAAACTGATTTACGTGGGAAAATCGGTGAATATACGCTCCAGGGTGATGCAGCACCTGAGCAATACCGGTACCCGCAAAGCAATAGAAATGAAAAACAGTATCGATTCGGTGAGTTGCGAACTTACTGGAAGTGAACTGATTGCATTGCTGCTCGAATCGGACCTGATCAAAAAGCATCAGCCACTATACAACCGCCGGCAGCGAAGGGCGCTATTCAATTATGGATTGTATCATTATACCGACGATCAGGGTTACATTTGTCTGAAGGCCTCCAAAACCATCAACGGGCTGGTACCCGATTACAGTTATGCCTCGCTCCAGGAAGCCAACGGGCATCTTTTCCAGCTGACCGAGCGCTATCAGCTCTGTCAAAAACTCAATGGACTGTACACCAGCCGGGGAAGCTGCTTTCATTACCATATCGGCCAGTGCTTTGGCGCCTGCATCGGCAAGGAGGAGGCGGAAAGTTACAATGCAAGGGTGATGCAGGCCCTCGAAAGGTTTCACCCTGACCATCACAGCTTTTTCCTTATTCTCCCGGGGCGTTCGGAAGAGGAACTTGGTTTGGTTCGCATGGCTAACGGTGTGTACATGGGATTTGGTTTCATTCCTTCGGATGCATACAGCGAATCGCCCGAGGTGCTGGATGACTATATTAAAAGGTATCCCGACAACCGGGATGTTCGCCAGATCATCCTTTCGTACCTTCGAAACTCGAATAATTACAAGATCTTACCGGTTCAGGAGGCTGGCCTGTAG